In one window of Methanoculleus thermophilus DNA:
- a CDS encoding DUF473 domain-containing protein: MKYAALTGISPSVIAELKSGKARTLELSSAHNIITLTEATPGECLFLTSVNEEDLSPGDPGIMVDLLALNISMKRIELTGPTYFEERERMSARIKVQFRGTTIARDVEGRKWGDPTKVEIIRSACYRAG; the protein is encoded by the coding sequence ATGAAGTATGCAGCGTTAACCGGAATATCTCCATCAGTCATCGCCGAACTCAAGAGCGGTAAGGCGCGCACCCTTGAGTTGAGCAGCGCCCACAATATCATAACCCTGACCGAGGCCACTCCGGGGGAGTGCCTCTTCCTGACGTCCGTCAACGAGGAAGACCTCTCTCCCGGAGATCCGGGTATTATGGTCGACCTTCTGGCACTCAACATCAGCATGAAACGGATCGAACTCACCGGCCCAACCTACTTTGAGGAACGAGAACGAATGTCAGCACGGATCAAAGTCCAATTCCGGGGAACGACCATCGCCCGCGACGTTGAAGGGAGAAAATGGGGTGACCCGACCAAAGTCGAGATTATCAGGTCGGCCTGTTACCGGGCCGGCTGA
- the metG gene encoding methionine--tRNA ligase yields MSGKPLLVTCGLPYTNGPCHIGHLRTYVPADFYVRYMRRSGEEVVFICGSDNHGTPIVISAEQEGSTPRALSERYHQHFYETFRRMGVVFDRFGMTDDAMNHETTRSIVKRLIENGYIYSKTVSQSYCPQCERFLPDRYVEGICPHCGAIARGDECDQGCGQHLEPGEIKDAVCKICGGKAEYREQEHYFFKLSAFRDFLLEYLPNLRGTATARNYALGWVKELLHDWCITRTLDWGVKFPGRDDLVVYVWVDAPIGYISFTKEWAEAAGADWKDYWCGDETRVTHFIGGDIIYHHCIFWPALLKGAGYGLPHAVVASGMVTIEGRKFSKSRGYVVWTNDDYLDQGLPADYLRYYLLSYTNHTKELDFSWKIYAERVNNEIVGTLGNFIYRTMYFAEKEFSGVPDLAPRPVVVEEIERSLSTIDALMREYDFKSAVDAMMALASFGNSYIQSNAPWKLIKEDRAAAEQVIADCLQIVKALALIFEPLMPESMQRAWTMLGYEDKIADHSIAEATTPVGARALAKPSPLFAKIEKEQIAALEAILNERVEKAKEAAKPKTPTVSIDEFAKLDIRVGQIVSAEPIKGSKKLYKLIVDLGSEKRQVVSGIAQFYSPEELVGKDVAMIANLAPAKIFGVESRGMILAAGDEASLLVPLRPVSPGTKVR; encoded by the coding sequence ATGAGTGGTAAGCCGTTGCTGGTAACGTGCGGCCTCCCGTACACGAACGGTCCCTGCCATATCGGGCACCTGCGGACCTACGTGCCGGCCGACTTTTACGTGCGCTATATGCGCCGGTCGGGTGAGGAGGTCGTCTTTATATGTGGTTCCGATAACCACGGAACGCCGATCGTGATCAGCGCTGAGCAGGAGGGTTCGACCCCCCGTGCCCTCTCAGAGCGCTATCATCAGCACTTCTACGAGACGTTCCGGCGGATGGGAGTAGTCTTTGATCGGTTCGGGATGACCGACGACGCCATGAACCACGAGACCACCCGCTCGATCGTCAAACGGCTTATCGAGAACGGCTACATCTACTCGAAGACCGTCAGCCAGAGTTACTGCCCGCAGTGTGAACGGTTCCTCCCCGATCGGTATGTGGAAGGGATCTGCCCCCACTGCGGGGCGATCGCCCGGGGCGACGAGTGCGATCAGGGATGCGGCCAGCACCTCGAGCCCGGCGAGATCAAGGACGCGGTCTGTAAGATCTGCGGCGGCAAGGCGGAGTACCGGGAGCAGGAGCACTACTTCTTCAAACTCTCGGCGTTCCGGGACTTCCTCCTCGAGTATCTCCCCAACCTCCGCGGCACGGCCACTGCCCGAAACTACGCCCTCGGCTGGGTGAAGGAACTCCTGCACGACTGGTGCATCACCCGAACGCTGGATTGGGGCGTCAAATTCCCGGGACGCGACGATCTTGTCGTCTATGTCTGGGTCGACGCGCCCATCGGCTACATATCGTTTACGAAAGAGTGGGCGGAGGCTGCCGGTGCCGACTGGAAGGACTACTGGTGCGGGGACGAGACCCGGGTCACGCACTTCATCGGCGGGGATATCATCTACCACCACTGCATCTTCTGGCCTGCCCTCCTCAAGGGGGCTGGTTACGGCCTCCCGCACGCGGTGGTCGCAAGCGGCATGGTCACGATCGAGGGCAGGAAGTTCTCAAAGTCTCGGGGATATGTGGTCTGGACGAACGACGACTACCTGGACCAGGGCCTCCCGGCAGACTACCTCCGCTACTACCTTCTCTCCTACACCAACCACACGAAAGAACTCGATTTCTCCTGGAAGATCTATGCCGAGCGGGTGAACAACGAGATCGTCGGGACGCTCGGAAACTTCATCTACCGGACGATGTACTTCGCTGAGAAGGAGTTCTCGGGGGTGCCCGACCTTGCCCCACGGCCGGTCGTCGTCGAGGAGATTGAGCGGTCGCTCTCCACGATCGATGCCCTGATGCGGGAGTACGACTTCAAGAGCGCCGTTGATGCAATGATGGCTCTTGCGTCGTTTGGGAACTCTTACATCCAGAGTAACGCTCCCTGGAAACTGATCAAGGAGGACCGGGCGGCGGCGGAGCAGGTCATAGCCGACTGCCTCCAGATTGTGAAAGCGCTTGCTCTGATCTTCGAGCCCCTGATGCCCGAGTCAATGCAGCGGGCCTGGACGATGCTCGGCTACGAGGACAAGATTGCGGATCATTCGATTGCCGAGGCAACGACGCCGGTGGGAGCACGAGCGCTCGCAAAACCCTCCCCGCTCTTTGCTAAGATCGAGAAGGAGCAGATCGCCGCTCTTGAGGCTATTCTCAATGAACGTGTCGAGAAGGCAAAAGAGGCCGCCAAACCAAAGACGCCCACTGTATCCATCGACGAGTTTGCAAAACTCGATATCAGGGTCGGACAGATCGTCTCGGCCGAGCCGATCAAGGGCTCAAAGAAACTCTACAAACTTATCGTCGATCTCGGCAGCGAGAAGCGCCAGGTGGTCAGCGGGATCGCGCAGTTCTACTCCCCCGAGGAACTGGTTGGCAAAGATGTCGCAATGATTGCAAATCTCGCACCGGCAAAGATCTTCGGGGTCGAGAGCAGGGGAATGATCCTCGCCGCCGGTGACGAGGCCTCCCTCCTTGTCCCCCTCCGGCCGGTCAGTCCGGGGACGAAGGTTAGATAA